CTCCGTTTAAAAATACGTCACCGAATTTTATTAAACAGACCGCTTAGATAAATTATTTTGAGGGTGAATTGGTTTTTATGGCGAATTGCCGAAACCGTTTTTTCTTCACGTGTCATGGCAGATTTGTCTGATCATGTCGATCAGATTGAAGAAAGCCAAAATTCCAAAAATACAGCATAAAGAATTTTCTTATTTCTGACGAAATAAAATAAGAGAAAAGTATTTTTTTATGGAAGTTTAATATTTTTATGGATTAAAAATATGAATATTTATGTGGAAAATTTAGCTGATGTGGTCATTGAAAAAGATATCAAAAAACGATTTTTGGAGTTTGGGGATGTAGAATCGGTTAAAATTGTCAAGGATATTATAACCGGAGATTCCATGGGTTATGCTTATGTGGATATGCCGGATCATGAAGAAGCAATGAATGCGATCAGCAAATTGAATGGCAGACAATTGAAAAAGCGGAAAATGAAAGTAAGAGTTTTTAATCCTACCATCGATCGGAGAGGGGGTAGGGCAATGGGGAATATAGGGGCAGGTGGCTTACGGAGATGGTAGTATCTTCTTTGACTTGATTTCTTCACTATTCCCTTCAACAATATAATTTTTTCTAAAATTTAAGACTACCTTACACTCAAAACTTTAGCTACAATTAAGTTCAATAGCTTAATTTAGCTTGCTTCATTAGCCTATGTTTTCTATACTGTTACAGATTTCCTTAACGGATTCCTAAGAAGATGGATACTAATTTAATCTTTATTAACATTGGCTCATTTGCCGAAGTGATCACCGGCGTTCTCGGTATTGCAATAACCGTTGTTGCTATTATTGTTGAACTTGCCGCAACCCGCTATACGCCCCGAATTAGCGAGTTGTTCATTCGAGAAAAAAGAAATATAATCATTCTTAGTTTTTATGTTTTGACTTGTGTTTTGGGCATCTGGGTGGCTATTCTAAAACATGATCCATCTGCAGTCTGGGTTAAGATACTGGCATGGATTTATTTCGGTTTTGTTACCATCAGCTTCCTTTCCATTGTTCCTTTTTTTATCTACATTTTTACATTTTTGCATCCCAATAGCATCATCAATCGATTGGAAAGCCTCGCCAAAAAACTTATACAACGTGCAAGTAAAAAATCCGGCCATCTGCCAACCTTAAAAAATAGATTAACCAATACTTTTGAAGAGATCAGTGATATTGCCCTCAATTCGATTGTAAATATGGATCGATCACTTGGTTTAAGATGTGTTTCCTCTCTTGAAAGAATCTTGATTTCTTATATGGAAACCAAGGATAAATACCCCCAGGAATGGTTTACAATCGACAGTGACAATTTTTTTGGGTTCTCGGTCCGGTCTATTCAAAAAATTGAAGAAAACCATACCTGGCTGGAGATGGCTATACTTAAACAATATGAGTTTATTTTCGTACGTGCCGTATCTCAGAATCGGGAGTTGGTTCAAGAAATATCCAATGATACAAGAGAAATTGCATTGGCTGCCTATCGCTTGAATCTTAAGGAATCTGTAGAGTTGCTAATCATATACTTTAATACCTATTTGCGGATCAGTTTAAACGCTAAGAACCAGTATGCCATTTTTAATATCTTTGATCAGTATCGTTCTTTTGCCGAAGAGATTATGGAATCCAATGTGGAGATACCTTTACAAATTGCAAATTACTTTAAGTATTATGGCCAATCTGCGATGAATATTCTTCCCTTCACAATCGTTATTGCTTCTAACGATCTTCGCTTATTGAATCAAAAAGCCTATAGAGAAAATTTTTCCCAAAGGGATGAATTGTTAGACATATTTCTGGAATTGGACAAACCACCGGAATCTGAAGCTGAGGAAATCGGTTTCCGCGGTGTAAGAAAGAGCCAGTCAATTTTAGCTGCTTTTTACCTGGAATTGGAGGAGGAGGAATTGGCGCGGCGAATATATCAAGATATGATTAATGAACCGCTTGACCGTATGATGTCCATCTGTGTTGAACTTCTTGAGGTAGAGCAAGAAAGATTTTGGGAAGTAACAGATCGCTGGATAAACTTTGATTATGTTTCTGCTGAAAGACGAATAAAGCTCATTGAGTTTTTCGGTTGGTTTGAAGCCAGGGGACCTATTGCAAAAGCGAAATCATAATTTCTGCAATAAATATTGGGACTGCAATTTGGTCTTAAATACTTGAACAATAAAAAAACGCTGGGCAGCTATAAGATCGTGGGCCGTTGATCCTGAGATGGGATAGATTCTCTTTCCTGACAAATTACGCATCTTGTTTAAAATTTTTGGCGGAGAAAAAGTAACCAACGCATAACCCTCTTTTTTCAGCGTTTTATAAATCTGGTGCAGCAAGACATCCTTTTCGGAGATGTATTCACTTACACCAATGCATGTGATCAAATCAAAACTATTTTTTTTAAGAGGTAGGGTCGAGACATTACCAACCAGTTTGATATCTGAATTTATTAATCTTAGTTTTGATAACATTTCGAATGAAAAATCCAATAAAAAGCGATTCGTGAAATCATCAAACAGGTGCAGCGAATCTCCGATTCCTGTTCCTATATCAAGTACTTTTTTCAGGGATTTTTGTGGAACGAGTTTAAGTAGTTCAGTCAGTGAATAACATTCTTCTTCAAAAATGTTTTTTGTAAATATGGATTTTCTAAAAAGGTGGTAAACTTTAGATCTCTGTTTCCAATTCGACATAGTTTATATTTTCTACATGAATTTATCCCCATTTTATTCGAACTTAACTTAACTTAACTTTTTCAAGTAACATTTTTAACTCTTGCTCAGCCGTAGCTATTGCTTCGTTTTCATTGATGGCCAATAAGTTGCGATTTTCCATAATTATTTTACCATCGATTAGAACAGTGCGAACATTCTCAGTTTGAGCGGAGTAGACTAGCTGGTTGAATATATCGCTTCCAGGGATACAGTTAATTGTTTTCAAATCCAAGAGAATAATGTCAGCCTTTTTGCCAACTTCCAGGGAACCGATTTGACTTTCCAGATGCATGGTTTTTGCGCCCTGAATGGTTGCCATCTCAACAAGAGTTTTTGCCGGCATAATTTTAGGGCCATATTTTGGTTTTTGAATCAAACCGGCTAATCGCATTTCGGTAAACATGTTTAAGTTGTTGTTACACGGAGGCCCATCCGTTCCAATTGAGCATAAAATATTTTCATTTAAATATCTAGGGATATCAGCAATTCCGGAAGCCAGCTTTAAATTTGCCGTTGGGCAATGCAGTACACGTGTATCGGTTTCTTTAAGAATTTCGATTTCTTCTTCGTCCAGCCAGATACAATGAGCCAGGCATAAATTTGGTCCAGTCATGCCACATTTATGGTAAAACATCACGTTGCCTACATCGAAGCGATCACGGATGAAAGCTACTTCCTGCCGGTTTTCCGATGAATGAGTATGAAGTAAAAAATCTTCGGATTTCGATATTTCACCAAGTTCTTGTAGAATCTGTTTAGAACAAGAAAGCGCAAATCGAGGAGACAGGTTTATCGTGATTCGACGATCTGCAAAATTATGCCATTGCGTCGTCAACTCTCTGAAATATTGTAAGCTGTCTGCAGCCGGGCGCAAAAGGTCAGGTGGAACTTCGTCTCCTTCGTCCATAAAAGTAACGCCTACGGATGCCCGTAATCCACTCGCGGCGACTTCTTCCAGAATGGCTTCCGTATGATATACACTGCCAAAATCCAGGATTGTAGTGGTTCCGCTTTTGATTAATTCTATGATGCCCAACCGCGCAGATGCAGCTAATGAAGCAGGAGTATGAGCAGCTTCAAACGGCCAGATTCTTCTTTTTAGCCAATCTAATAATTGCAGATCGTTGGCATAATTACGAAATAAAGTTTGGCATAAATGAGTATGTGTTTGGATAAATCCCGGCATTGCCACCAATCCGGAAGCATCCAGAACTTTTGCAACATCAGAAGTTAAGTTTTCTCCAATTGCAGCAATTTTATTTTTCTCAACCAGAATATCTCCAGTAGACAGAGAAGTATCATCACTCAAAGATAAAATGGTGGCATTCTTGATTAAAACAGAGTCGGCCAATTGTTAGCTTTCAAGCTTTTTGTTTACTGTTTCTAAAATGTCATTTTTTAATCTCAAAGCTTCGGAAAGAATAACTAAGGCTATATCCTGGATATTTTTTTTATAAGAATCATCATTTATATTAGGAAGGTTAATTTTTACATTGAGAAAAGCGCCATTCACTGCCGCGAAGCTCATATGCGCCCCGACACCGGCATCACTTACTGCATTTGGGTTGCCGGAATTCGCGGCAATTTTGCAAAGTTTCATAACATCCAGAGACAGCTCCATTACTTTGAAGGGAATACTGGTTGCATGCTGATTTGCCTCTTCGATGGCTTTATCCCTCATTTTTTGCATTTCAGGCGTCTTTTTGGGGAGACGCCTAGCTTTCATTACATTGTTGAATGCATCCGTATCTTGATCAATTGCCTGAACTAACTGACTTTTGAGTGTTTGGCTTTTGACTGCCAGGGGTTCCATGGTTTCCCAAACGTCTGTATAATTTCTATTCCCATAAGTCAGGTTTGCAACCATAGAGCTTAATCCGGCAGCCAGACTTCCTGCAAGAGCGGATACGCTTCCACCACCAGGCGCTGGTGATTCGCTAGCTAACTCATTAACGAATTCATGAATTTTTAAACCGGCTAACTCGCCATATTGCGAACGAAAACGATATTCAATAATCTTATTATTTGGCTCGAATTTTCCCAAGTCATCCAAACCAAGTGATTTGATTGCGATATGAATCAATTCCTCATCTGAGACACCAGTTGATCTGCCTTGTTTTGAAAGATAATATTTTCCTGCTTCAAGCAGAGCTTGCAAAGGAATAAGTCCAACTATCTCACTTCCTGTTACGCGCAATCCTAATTTTTCGGCTTCTTTACAAGACTCTTCGAAAAGGATATGTAGACGAGTGGTTTTAAAATTGATTAAATTATAGGAAATTTGTGCCTGACCATATTCTTCAATGTACCAACCGACTCCCTTAACAGCTTTTAAACGGCCTTCCATTCTTAAGGCATTTCCTTCATCATCTCGAACGATTTTCCCTTCATCATCTCTTTTTAAACGGCCTTTTTCACGTAAATTCAGGGCAATTTCATTGGCTAATTTTTTCTCTCGTGTATTCAAGTTGACATTGTAGGCAATGAGAAATTCTCTGGCTCCAATAGCTGTTGCACCGGATTTAGTATTAAATTCCGAATTCCCATAATCCGGTTGCCAATGTGGATCTGTTAGTTTCTCTTGCAGTCCCTCATATTCACCTGCTCTAATGTTAGCCAGGTTTTCCCGATCAGGTTGTTTGGCTGCCTCCTCATAAAGAAACACCGGAATTCCCAGCTCTTCGCCCACACGATGTCCTAATTCGTTTGCAAGTTTTACACACTCTTTCATCGATATACCGGATACAGGAACAAAAGGGCATACATCGGTGGCCCCCATTCTAGCATGTTCACCGGAGTGTTTGCTCATATCGATTAATTCAGCAGCTTTTTTAATAGCACGAAAAGCCGCTTGTTTAACAGCCTCCGGGCTACCAATAAATGTTACAACAGTCCGGTTTGTGGCAAATCCGGGATCCACATCCAATAAAACTGCACCTTCAGTATCTTCAATCTCCTGGGTGATGGCCTGGATTATATTTTTGTTCCTGCCTTCACTGAAATTTGGTACGCATTCAACAATCTGAGCCATTTTTAATAAATCCTAATTTTCGAGCGAATAATCATAAATGTTCTTAATCACACCTTTGATTAATTTTTGGAATTTATCACTAACTTGTGCTGCAATTTCCGTTACTTCTGAATGGTCCAATCTATTTTGAGTCATGCCGGTAGCTAGGTTAGTAATACAGGAAATCCCTAACACTTTCATATTGTTTTGATTTGCCACCAGTACCTCCGGAACAGTTGACATTGTAGCAGCATCTCCGCCAAGCATACGGAGCATTCGTACTTCGGCAGCCGTTTCATACGAAGGACCAAGTCCGTTGATTAATACTCCCTTTTGAAGTTGGATACCTAAATCGAGACCTGTTTCTTCCGTCATTTGAATGAGTTCCTGATCATAAGGTTCTGACATATCAACAAATCGTTTGCCGGGCGGCAAAGGGTCGTTGGATACCAGGGGATTTTTAAAGGAAAAATTAATGTGGTCATTAATTAGCATTAAATCTCCCGGCTGAAACTTTAAGTTTAACCCACCGGCAGCGTTGGTGATAATCAAGTGAGTTATGCCCAATTCAGCGAGAAGTTGAATTGGGAAAGTCACATCCTGTATGGAGTAGCCTTCGTAAAAATGAATACGCCCTTTTAACGCTAAAATCTTCCTGTTTTCCAGGTTGCCTACTATCCAGGAGCCTTCGTGTCCTTCAACTGTTGATTTGGGATAAAATGGGATTTGCAGAGTATCGATAACCAGTTTATCTGAAATATGATCGGAAAATGGACCCAGGCCAGAACCTAAAATAATGGCTAATTTTGGGAAATATTCAACTTGGTCCGTTAAATACTTAATCGCAGATTCGATTTTGTTTTTCAAAATGCTAAAATTTCTTTCAAAGCAATTTTGTTATAGAATAATACCAACGACAGTCGCTGTTAGCCAGGAAGCCAAGGCGCCGCCAAACATAGCTTTCAGAGCTAATTTTGACAAATCCTTCCTGCGATTAGGAGCCAATGCTCCTATTCCACCGATCTGAATTCCAACGGAGGCAAAATTAGCAAAACCACAAAGGGCATAAGATGCGATAATCACTGATTTAGTTTCTAATTGCGGTATCATCTCTTGGAGATGGCCATAAGCAATCAATTCGGTCAGGGCAATTTTTTCTCCCATTAATTCTCCAATTAGCAAAACATCCTTTGTTGGGACACCCATAGCAAATGCAAGGGGAGAAAAAATCCAGCCCATTATTTTTTGAAGGGTTAAATCCACCACTCCAAGGCTTGATCCCACTGCTTCAAGAACAAAATTTGCAGCAGCCACCAAGGCCACGATTGCGATCAGCATTGCAGCTACATTTGCCGCAAGACGCATTCCGTCATTTGAGCCGCGTGTGATGGCTTCCATTACATTGTCTTCGGTTTTTTCAATGTGTAGCGTCAAATCACCTTTGGTCGGGGAGTCTTCTGTCTCCGGATAAATGATTTTAGCAATCACTAACGCAGCTGGAGCGCTCATCACGGAAGCTGCCATTAAGTGTCCGGCAATATTCGGTACACCCGTTAGCATTTTAACATATATGGCCATTACCCCGCCGGCAATGGTTGCAAATCCAACCGTCATAATTGCCATGAGCTCACTACGGGTCATGGTGTCAAGGAAAGGGCGGATCACCAGTGGGGCTTCTGTTTGTCCGACAAAAATATTGGCCGAAGCTGAAAGTGTTTCCGAACCGCTGGTATTCATGGTTTTTTGCATAACCTTTGCAATTAATCTCACTACAAATTGCATAATGCCAAAATGATAGAGTATGGTCATGAAGGCTGAAAAGAAGATAATTGTCGGCAAAACTTGAAAAGCGAAAAAAAATCCCAGAGATCCTTCATTCCCGGGAGATATGGCCAAAGCGTTAAATATGAATTGAGCGCCCTGGTCGGAAAAAGATAGTAATTTGCGAATCACTCCATCCAAAAAAAGGAATATAGGTTTTCCAATGGGTGTTTTCAAAATGAACAACGCGAATGAGAGTTGCAATCCCAATCCCCAAAACACCAACCTGAAATTGATCTGGCTCCGTTTTGCAGACATCAGGTATGCAATTCCCAGGATTCCCGCCACTCCGATAAGACCAACAAAGCGTTCCATAATCTCTTCCTTATTCTAAGATTCTAAGCTCTAGCGCTCAATCGTCTTTAATTCTGGTTTTCAGGTGGGACATAGCATTTGCGACATCGCGCTTCATAAATTTCACTCCCTCCAACAACCACTCTCTCTTCATCATGTGTTTTCCTCTGTGTTCGATTTGCAGGATTGCCGCAAACCATACAAATTGCAAGAGTTTTGGTTATGTACTCAGCAACAGCCAACAGTTGAGGAATAGGTTCAAAAGGTACTCCTCTAAAGTCCTGATCCAAACCGGCGACAATGACTCGTTTCCCTTCCGCAGAAAGTTTCTGGCAGATCGGAACTAGCTCTAAGCCGAAAAATTGTGCTTCATCGATTCCAACCACATCAGAATCATTGGCTCTTGTTAAAATATCTTCAGCGGTTTTTACAGCAATGGAGGATATTTTTAAATCACTGTGTGATACAATATGATTTTTGCTATAACGATTATCAATTTCAGGCTTGAAAATACTAACTTGTTGGCGGGCAATCTGGCAACGTCGAAGACGGCGGATTAATTCTTCACTTTTGCCACTGTACATACTACCACAAATAACTTCGATCCAACCAACATCAGATTGAATTACATTCATTCATATTCCTTCATGGTCAATTTATATATTCGTAAAATAAAGATTCAAATATTGCAGAGATGATTTAGACTAGAAAGTAAAATTTAAACCACCTATTTTTTTGCAAAATTTTACGGAAATTATTTTAAACGCAATATTTTAGCGGTCACTAATATATCTTGTTGACACTAAAAAATCAATAGAATTGGAAATCACGGAAGGGTATGGTATTAAAATTAAAATTTTTTTTAAAAATTTAGGAAGGATACATTTTAGGACGGATTCTTTCTTGAAACCAGGTTCAGGAAGCAATAGCTTCGACTTGTCTTACTTTTCTTGGTTGAGATAATATTTTGTGTTTTAAGGTAATCGCATCAATAAGAGTTTGAACTTGCAGAGGTGATGTGACATTATAAAAAATCCACCGAACATTTCTGGCATTTCTACCGTGACGAATTGCTTGTTTCATGTCAGTATCAATCGCATCGGAATTAAGTAGTTTTAGTTCTTCTTTTTGGGAAATAATGAAAGTCGCGATAACTGCATCTTCGCATGGATGTATATATAAAAGTTTTCGGGAATTAATTTCATAACTCCAGGTCCATTTCCAGGTGGCTGTGAAGAATTCTTGAGTTTCAATTACATTTTCTAATGATAGCATTGATTTTCTGATTTGGGCGAAGTACTGAGAATAAGGTTTAGATAATGTTTTTACCGGAGCAGCCGTAGTTGGTTTACTCTCACTATCCCTATACAGTGCTTTATCCCAAAAGCTATTTGCTTGGTGGTTCATAAATCAATCTCCAGTTAAATGATAACGATTTTATTGATTCTTCAACTGTTCATTTTTCAAATGAGTTCCTTGCTAACGAATCAGGATAATCTAATTTTCGTTTTTATCTGACAATTTGAATTTTACTAAATGATCAGTTGCAGATTTGGCAACAATACATTTTATATATCGACAGCACTTTAGATAAACTGTAGATAACAATTTGTATTTGTTTAAAAGGAGCTAAACCGCACGTTCAAAGCGGTAGTGTAAATATTCGAATTCACGACTAATAGAGTTGACTTCAGTTGTTATCTATGATTAATAATTGGTATTCTAGGAAGAACGGATTTTGTATTAATTTAATTAGTAATATGTACCGGGATTATGCAAAAGTCAAGTTAAGTATTCGTAACAAATAAGAAAAGAGTTAGAAATTCACTTTTTGATAGAAATACTTATACCATCACGTATTGGCAGGATGGTAGAAACAACTTTATCGGAGTTGAAAATAAGTTGATTAAATTCACGGATAGCTTTTATTGTTTCATCATCGGATGGTGAAACAACTTTGCCTTTCCAGAGTACGTTATCGCTGATTAGCACACCACCAGGCCGTAATTTACTGAGCATATTTTCAAAAGCTATGGGATACGAGGTTTTTTGTATATCATTCAAGATAATATCAAATTCCCCTTCAGCTTGGTTTAAAAATTCAATAGCATCCCCTACCGAAAAGTTTATTTTTTTTTCAAGTCCGGCTCTTGAAAAATACTCTTCGGCAATTTGTTTATTTTTTACGGAATAATCTGTACAATAGATCTTTCCATCGTCCTGCAGGCCCATAGCAAACCAAAAAGCAGAATATCCAAATCCCGATCCCAATTCCATAATTCGTTTCGCATTAATTGCCAATGTAAACTGAAGCAGAATGGTACCCACCATAGGACCCAGGATAGGAAAGTTTAAACTTCGTCCGAAATCTTCCATTTCTTTTAGGATGGGGTGTTTTTTGTGCATATTTAATATGTATTCTTCGATGTCCGGATTAATAATCATGATATTCCCAACTTTTTTTAATGAAATATAAGCAATCTTAATTTATAGGATTTATGTTTTTAGGACAATATAATTTATATAGATTTGCGTTTATACATAAATTTCATTAAAAGTTTGCTTTAGATACATTAATTCCCTGAGGGCATAATTTTTTTGAAAAAAATGTGTTGACTTTTTACAAAATATTAATTAATATCGTTCCGTTATTGTTACAGTAAAGAAATCATTTGTCAAATAATCATTTTAATTAACAAAAGGAGATTGGGAAATCATGGTTGAATTATTTATTAAAGGCGGTGGTTTTATGTGGCCAATTTTATTTTTCTTGATTTTTGGTTTAGCAATAAGTATAGAAAGGTTTATAAGTCTCACTCGGGCAACTATAAATACAAGAAAGTTTATGGAAAAAATAAGATCTGCCCTGGATGAAGGCGGAATTGATGCTGCGAAAGAAGTTTGCGAGAATACTCGCGGACCGATCGCATCAATTTTTCATGCGGGCCTTATGCGTATGGATAAAGGCATAGATTACGTGGAAAAAGCGATCATGAACGCCGGTTCTATTGAAATGGCATTTTTAGAGAGAGGATTAATCTGGTTAGGAACCGTAATAAGTTTAGCCCCAATGCTTGGTTTTACAGGCACAGTAGCAGGAATGATTCAATCCTTTGATGCGATTGCAGTAGCCAATGATATTTCTCCAAGTATTGTTGCAAGTGGTATTTCGGTTGCGCTTTTAACAACAGCATTTGGATTGGTTGTTGCTATTATTATTCAGTTGGCCCATAATTATTTTGTATCGAAGGTTGATCGAATTATTATTGATATGGAAGAAAGTTCGGTTACCTTTGTTGATGCATTATTTGAAAGACAAGCTAAGTTAAAAGCATAAATGAAGGAATTAACACTATGATGTTAGAAAAAGAACGAAAAAGCGGGGCTGAAATTCCTACTGCTTCCATGGCGGATATTGCTTTTTTGCTATTGATTTTTTTCTTGGTTGTTACCACAATTGATGTTGATAAAGGTTTAGGTCTCACCTTGCCGCCGATTGGTCAGAATATTGAAATTCAGAAAAAGAATATCTGTACCGTTCTCATTAATGCCGGAGGTAAAGTATTGATAGACGAAAAACCGGTTCAAATCAACTTGATTCATGAGATTATCTCCCTGAAGCTTGCTAACAATAAACTGCTTATTGTTTCATTAAAAACTGCCAGAGAGACAAAATATGAAGTTTATATAAAAACGTTAGACCAGATAAAAATGGCCGGGGCAAAAAGAATTTCATTGGCCGAACCTGATGTTTAGTTTTTAGTGGAAACTATCCATCCTATGGTTAGTCTAATACGAACAGGAGTTTTTTTATGTCTGATGATGTGAACAAAAATCAAGAAATCACTGCACCATATACACCTCCCCAACGCGTCCAATTTAAGCAAAAGGGTGGTGCTAAAACAGAAATTCCCACAGCTTCCATGCCCGACATCGTTTTTATGTTGATACTTTTTTTTATGGTTACAACCGTATTCCAGCAATACAAAGGACTAGCTATCGAGCTACCCTCTGCTAGTCAAATAGAAAAATTACCGGGGAAGCGGAATGTAAGTTATATATGGATTGATCAGGACGATCAAATCTCCATTGACGATATACTTCTAGAGTTGAAACAAGTTGCTTCCTTAATGTATGAAAAACGGGTTGCAAATCCAAGAATCGTGGTTTCGCTGCGGATTGATCGTTTAGCTAATATGAAAACTGTTTCCGGAGTTCAGCAGCAACTTCGGGAAGCCGATGCTTTAAAAATAAATTATTCTACCAAGTTTGCACCAAAATAACGGGAGAAGTCCTATGGAAAATTTGACAGAACGTATGAAATTTAAGCTTAATTACCGTAAGATAATCGAAGGTTCCTTGGTGATTGCTCTTCTAATTTTGTTGATCACGTTCCAGGCTTTTAAAAGGTTCGAGTCTGACCTTGAAATAGCCAGCGAAGAGCAAGTCATCATCGATGTTGATGAAATTCCATTAACAGAACAAATTGATCGGCCACCCCCGCCTCCACGACCCGCAGTT
This region of candidate division KSB1 bacterium genomic DNA includes:
- a CDS encoding RNA-binding protein, which produces MNIYVENLADVVIEKDIKKRFLEFGDVESVKIVKDIITGDSMGYAYVDMPDHEEAMNAISKLNGRQLKKRKMKVRVFNPTIDRRGGRAMGNIGAGGLRRW
- a CDS encoding DUF2254 domain-containing protein, translating into MDTNLIFINIGSFAEVITGVLGIAITVVAIIVELAATRYTPRISELFIREKRNIIILSFYVLTCVLGIWVAILKHDPSAVWVKILAWIYFGFVTISFLSIVPFFIYIFTFLHPNSIINRLESLAKKLIQRASKKSGHLPTLKNRLTNTFEEISDIALNSIVNMDRSLGLRCVSSLERILISYMETKDKYPQEWFTIDSDNFFGFSVRSIQKIEENHTWLEMAILKQYEFIFVRAVSQNRELVQEISNDTREIALAAYRLNLKESVELLIIYFNTYLRISLNAKNQYAIFNIFDQYRSFAEEIMESNVEIPLQIANYFKYYGQSAMNILPFTIVIASNDLRLLNQKAYRENFSQRDELLDIFLELDKPPESEAEEIGFRGVRKSQSILAAFYLELEEEELARRIYQDMINEPLDRMMSICVELLEVEQERFWEVTDRWINFDYVSAERRIKLIEFFGWFEARGPIAKAKS
- a CDS encoding class I SAM-dependent methyltransferase, which translates into the protein MSNWKQRSKVYHLFRKSIFTKNIFEEECYSLTELLKLVPQKSLKKVLDIGTGIGDSLHLFDDFTNRFLLDFSFEMLSKLRLINSDIKLVGNVSTLPLKKNSFDLITCIGVSEYISEKDVLLHQIYKTLKKEGYALVTFSPPKILNKMRNLSGKRIYPISGSTAHDLIAAQRFFIVQVFKTKLQSQYLLQKL
- a CDS encoding 5'-deoxyadenosine deaminase, coding for MADSVLIKNATILSLSDDTSLSTGDILVEKNKIAAIGENLTSDVAKVLDASGLVAMPGFIQTHTHLCQTLFRNYANDLQLLDWLKRRIWPFEAAHTPASLAASARLGIIELIKSGTTTILDFGSVYHTEAILEEVAASGLRASVGVTFMDEGDEVPPDLLRPAADSLQYFRELTTQWHNFADRRITINLSPRFALSCSKQILQELGEISKSEDFLLHTHSSENRQEVAFIRDRFDVGNVMFYHKCGMTGPNLCLAHCIWLDEEEIEILKETDTRVLHCPTANLKLASGIADIPRYLNENILCSIGTDGPPCNNNLNMFTEMRLAGLIQKPKYGPKIMPAKTLVEMATIQGAKTMHLESQIGSLEVGKKADIILLDLKTINCIPGSDIFNQLVYSAQTENVRTVLIDGKIIMENRNLLAINENEAIATAEQELKMLLEKVKLS
- the ftcD gene encoding glutamate formimidoyltransferase translates to MAQIVECVPNFSEGRNKNIIQAITQEIEDTEGAVLLDVDPGFATNRTVVTFIGSPEAVKQAAFRAIKKAAELIDMSKHSGEHARMGATDVCPFVPVSGISMKECVKLANELGHRVGEELGIPVFLYEEAAKQPDRENLANIRAGEYEGLQEKLTDPHWQPDYGNSEFNTKSGATAIGAREFLIAYNVNLNTREKKLANEIALNLREKGRLKRDDEGKIVRDDEGNALRMEGRLKAVKGVGWYIEEYGQAQISYNLINFKTTRLHILFEESCKEAEKLGLRVTGSEIVGLIPLQALLEAGKYYLSKQGRSTGVSDEELIHIAIKSLGLDDLGKFEPNNKIIEYRFRSQYGELAGLKIHEFVNELASESPAPGGGSVSALAGSLAAGLSSMVANLTYGNRNYTDVWETMEPLAVKSQTLKSQLVQAIDQDTDAFNNVMKARRLPKKTPEMQKMRDKAIEEANQHATSIPFKVMELSLDVMKLCKIAANSGNPNAVSDAGVGAHMSFAAVNGAFLNVKINLPNINDDSYKKNIQDIALVILSEALRLKNDILETVNKKLES
- a CDS encoding purine-nucleoside phosphorylase → MKNKIESAIKYLTDQVEYFPKLAIILGSGLGPFSDHISDKLVIDTLQIPFYPKSTVEGHEGSWIVGNLENRKILALKGRIHFYEGYSIQDVTFPIQLLAELGITHLIITNAAGGLNLKFQPGDLMLINDHINFSFKNPLVSNDPLPPGKRFVDMSEPYDQELIQMTEETGLDLGIQLQKGVLINGLGPSYETAAEVRMLRMLGGDAATMSTVPEVLVANQNNMKVLGISCITNLATGMTQNRLDHSEVTEIAAQVSDKFQKLIKGVIKNIYDYSLEN
- a CDS encoding NupC/NupG family nucleoside CNT transporter, giving the protein MERFVGLIGVAGILGIAYLMSAKRSQINFRLVFWGLGLQLSFALFILKTPIGKPIFLFLDGVIRKLLSFSDQGAQFIFNALAISPGNEGSLGFFFAFQVLPTIIFFSAFMTILYHFGIMQFVVRLIAKVMQKTMNTSGSETLSASANIFVGQTEAPLVIRPFLDTMTRSELMAIMTVGFATIAGGVMAIYVKMLTGVPNIAGHLMAASVMSAPAALVIAKIIYPETEDSPTKGDLTLHIEKTEDNVMEAITRGSNDGMRLAANVAAMLIAIVALVAAANFVLEAVGSSLGVVDLTLQKIMGWIFSPLAFAMGVPTKDVLLIGELMGEKIALTELIAYGHLQEMIPQLETKSVIIASYALCGFANFASVGIQIGGIGALAPNRRKDLSKLALKAMFGGALASWLTATVVGIIL
- a CDS encoding thymidine kinase, giving the protein MNVIQSDVGWIEVICGSMYSGKSEELIRRLRRCQIARQQVSIFKPEIDNRYSKNHIVSHSDLKISSIAVKTAEDILTRANDSDVVGIDEAQFFGLELVPICQKLSAEGKRVIVAGLDQDFRGVPFEPIPQLLAVAEYITKTLAICMVCGNPANRTQRKTHDEERVVVGGSEIYEARCRKCYVPPENQN
- a CDS encoding DUF3788 family protein, with protein sequence MNHQANSFWDKALYRDSESKPTTAAPVKTLSKPYSQYFAQIRKSMLSLENVIETQEFFTATWKWTWSYEINSRKLLYIHPCEDAVIATFIISQKEELKLLNSDAIDTDMKQAIRHGRNARNVRWIFYNVTSPLQVQTLIDAITLKHKILSQPRKVRQVEAIAS
- a CDS encoding O-methyltransferase, whose protein sequence is MIINPDIEEYILNMHKKHPILKEMEDFGRSLNFPILGPMVGTILLQFTLAINAKRIMELGSGFGYSAFWFAMGLQDDGKIYCTDYSVKNKQIAEEYFSRAGLEKKINFSVGDAIEFLNQAEGEFDIILNDIQKTSYPIAFENMLSKLRPGGVLISDNVLWKGKVVSPSDDETIKAIREFNQLIFNSDKVVSTILPIRDGISISIKK